The region AGCGCGAGAAACTGAATACAGTCATCACTCTCCTGTTGCAGGAACGGGCCGCTTCTATAATCCTCCTCCTTATCTTGGTAGTAGTCCGCGTGGAATACTCCCCCTGTCTGGTGGCTATCGTACCAAAAACGAATAATCACAATTCCTCCTTTTTGGAAGTAAAAATATTTACTTATAAACCAAAATAATAAATTAGTCAACACACCCAATGTGCGTAACTACTCACACCCTGCGTCATTGCTAGTAACAGCTGTGTTTTTTGCCCAAATTTTTGATTAAAAATTTCGTGTGGCATAAAATATTATCTAAAAACCAAGAACTAAAATTTTCATGGTAATCTTAAAAAGCAGTCCCGACACGACCGGGACTGCTGACACTTTATATTTCAATCCAAGAAAGCTATTTCAACTCTCTCATCAAACCAGTTACAAGCATATAAAGCGCCGAAAGTCCTATTAATCCGTACACAGCCTGCGCGAGTACTGACACGCCCAACAAAATTGCGACAAGATCCACGCCCATAAGTCCATAAAGAGCCCAATTAAGGCCTCCGACAACAACTAAAACAAACGCTGCCCAATCTAAAATTGACATTTTTTCCATAGTTTTTTACTAAAATAGAATATATAGGGATTTATTTGTAAATCGACCTATGTCTTTTTTCTACGCAAACATTAACCAACCTGCGAGAAAAAGATCTAAAAATATTATACCACATCACAAGATGCTAAATAAGAAAAGTTATCCACAGGGATATGGTATTTAATATACGATATCCCGTAAAGGTGATTTAATATCCCCGCTGGACTTTACGGGTTTAGTTTTGAAATTAAAAAAGTTGTCTTCATCAGACAACTTTTTACTAAA is a window of Candidatus Spechtbacteria bacterium DNA encoding:
- a CDS encoding DUF378 domain-containing protein, producing the protein MEKMSILDWAAFVLVVVGGLNWALYGLMGVDLVAILLGVSVLAQAVYGLIGLSALYMLVTGLMRELK